A segment of the Aureliella helgolandensis genome:
GGCTTCAGCACCCTGCTGGAACCGCTTCAGAACAGCCGACAAATCGCCCGGCTACTAGCCTTGGAAACCGAGTACGCGATCTACACTTCCGATACCAAACGAGCCCTGCGTGGCTTGCGGTTGATGAAATTGACGGCGGACGCCTACGATTGGAATAACTTTCTAGTTGGCAAGTTGATCAACATTGCCTTGCATGGCATGCAGGAGCAGATGATCCGGCGCTCTCTGCAAGCAGACATTTGGTCCCTTGAAGAACTGGTTGAATTGCGCAGCCTGATTGCCCCCGCCGAGGACATTCAGCAGATCTGGCCCCAGTTGGTTGATTCTGAACGAGCGATGTCGGTAGAGTATCTAGCCGACAGGCAGCGGACCAATGGGCGTTGGGCAGGCATGTCCTGGCTTTCTCAAATCCCCAGCATAAGGCAAGAATACTGGAGGATGACCGAGAGGTGGAGCACGCTTGGAAGCGAAGGTTTGGCAGGATTAGTCCAACGTTCCCATCAGATGGAAGACGATTTTGCAGCCGAGGCTCGATCCGACGTTCTCTCCAATCCTATCTATGCCCTGCTGGGCCCCGCTTACTCTTCAATTGCGACCGCTTTCCAACGGCAAGAAGACACGCGTCGCCTGACGTTAACCGCACTGGGCATAAAACAGTTTCAAATGACCGAAAAACGATGGCCGGAAAACCTAAGCGAACTCGAAGCGGTTGGGCTCTCTCCTACAGAAACCTCAACCTTGACCGAGGGGCCCTTCGGTTTTGAAGTTGCGGACGACAAGGCCTATGTGTGGAGCTACGACCCCAATCCTCGGATGCAGCCCCCCATGGGCGTCTCCAAAGTATCCGCCACTCGCCCCACGCTTGCCCAACAAGAAGATATTGCCACCGCACAAGAAGCACTCTGGTTCTTAGCCGAGATCTGGTAGCCCAGAGTTGTGCGATCCGATCCGAGCTTACTCAACCGACATGTTGATTTGGGAGCGTTTTCAGTTTTACTGCGCAGGGAGTATCCCGTAGCGGTAACCACCTATCCTTGCTTACCGGGCTGTTGAAATAGTAACCCGCCGCGTCAGCAAGGACAGGTGGTCGCCACTACAGGACGATTAGAGATGCCGCCTTCACGTTAAAACTCCAGGCGCTATTAAATCAACAGCCCGTCACGCAGCGGGTTACGATTTCAACAGCCCGTCACGCGGTGGGTTGCGATTCGAACAAGTCGCGGGCCACACGGTTTCAATCCCATTCGCAACTCGATGCTGGTTACGCTAGGATTTCTTCGACGACCCTAGAGGGCTTGGTCAAATTCGAGAGTCGCTGGCTGGCTCCTTGGGACGCATAGGTCAATCGCAAGTGATCGACTCCCATCAGCTTTAAGATCGTTGCATGCAGATCGTGCGGGGTCACCTTATCTTGGACCACGTCGTAGCCAATCTCGTCAGTTCTCCCCAGTGTAAAACCGGGCTTCACCCCTCCGCCCGCTAGCCACATGGTGAAAGCACTGGGATGATGATCGCGCCCCACAAACTGCATCTCCTTGCCGTTGCGATTCTCGCGCATCGGGGTTCGGCCGAACTCACCTCCCCAGATGACCAGCGTCTCGTCGAGCAGACCACGCTGCTCAAGATCTTTTAAAAGCGCGGCGATGGGTTGGTCGACTTCGCGGCAGCGGTCTTTGAATCCCATGTTGATCGCTTCACTAGCAGCCGCCCCGTGAGCGTCCCAGCCCCAGTGGAAGAGTTGGATGAAGCGGACATCGCGTTCGGCCAAACGACGTGCTAGTAGGCAATTGTTCGCAAAAGATTCTTTCCCGGGCTCTGTACCGTAGTCTTCATGCACCTGCTTGCTTTCCTGGGACAGATCGAATGCATCGGTCGCCGAGGTCTGCATGCGGAACGCCATCTCATATTGGGCGATGCGGGTTAGCGTTTCCGCATCCCCATACTCTTCGTAGGCACGACGATTGAGCTTCTCAATTGCATCGAGCGCGTGCCGACGTTCAGCGCGACTCGAACCATCGCTGTTCGATAGGAACAATACGGGATCGCCCTGAGACCGACACTGCACTCCCTGGTAGACACTGGGAAGATAGCCCGATCCCCAGACGCTCTTGCCTGCCGAAGGCATCCGTCCCCCGGAAACTAGGACGATAAAGCCTGGGAGGTCTTCGTTTTCGCTTCCTAAACCGTAGGTAATCCAAGACCCCATCGACCCCGCGCCAAGGTTCTGATTGCCCGTCAGCAAGAGCAATTGCGCGGGGGCATGGTTAAACTGCGACGTCGTCATCGATTTGATGAAGCAGACTTGGTCCGCTACCGACTTGAAATGGGGCAGCCGATCGGAAACCCAGTTCCCAGCCTCACCGACCTGTTCAAACTTGAACTGCGGTCCCAGCATCTTGGGGACGCCCTGAATAAACGCAAAACGCTTCCCCTCCAAAAAGGACTGGGGCGTATCTTGGCCGTCCAACTTTTGCAATTCAGGTTTGTAGTCGAACAGATCCAGCTGGCTAGGAGAGCCTGCCATGTGCAAATAGATGACTCGTTTGGCACGTGCGGGAAAGTGAAGACCTTCCCGCCGAGTCGCCTCAGCCCCTGCAGGAACGTTGTCCGCGGCTTGCGCCGCCTGACTCCCCATCCAGGCAGACGCCAAGCCCACTCCACAGCCGTTGAGGAAATGGCGACGGGTACTCGATTGCAGACGTCGAAATTCTAGCTCTTGCAGTAGATTCATTTGGTCATCGCCCAGTCAGAATTCAAAATGGCTAACGCCACGATACCCAGCGGATTCAGCGCCGCCTCGCGTGCCTCCAGCTCTTGCCTACGATCGGGACTCGGCGGTCGCTCCACGACCGGCTCGTTCGCGCGCTCCGCTTCCAAATATTCCCACAGGCCTAACAAATCATGCAAATCATTAAGTCGTGCCGAACGATTGGTCACCCGATAGAACATGTTGCGAATCGCCCGTTCCACGCGTGCTGTGGTCCGAGAAATATCGGCTTGCGAGTCTTCATCCTCGGAAGCCACCGATTGCCGGACAGCCCCAGCGGCGCCATGCAGATCCTGAGCAGCCAGAGACTCTTCCCAACAACGATCCGCTAGATCCTTGGCCAACTCCGTGTAAACCTGACTATTTAGTGTCACCAGCGCCTGCAGCGGGGTGTTGGTGGCAATCCGTCGCGGGCTGCACACATCGCGACTTGGCGTATCAAACATAATGAAGCCGGGATAGGGGCTGGTCCGCTTCCAGTACGTGTAGAGTCCGCGGCGATAGCGATCTTCGTCGGTCGCCGCCTTCCACTCTGCCCCCGAATAGACCTGCTGCCACACGCCGTCGGGTTGTGGCGGCATAACGCTTGGCCCATTCAGTTTTTCGGTCAACCGTCCGGCAGCCACCAAAGCCTGATCACGGACCATCTCAGCCGTCAGACGCGTGCGAGGTCCGCGTGCCAGCAGACGATTGCGAGGATCAGCCTGCCGCAGCTCAGCATCCACTCGATGATCCTGCCGGTAGGTGGCGGATAGGACTAAGGATTTCAGGAGAGCCTTTAAATGCCACTGTTGTTCATGCTGCTGCGTGTGAGCGAGGTAGTCTAGCAACTCAGGGTGTGAGGGCGATTGCCCACTCACTCCAAAATCTTCGAGCGTTTCTACGATCCCGACTCCGAACAACTCGGCCCAAATGCGGTTCACCCAGACTCGAGCCGCTAATGGATTGTCCTCGGAGACGAACCATCGCGCTAGCTCCAGACGATCGGTAACCGGAATCGCCAGTTCTTCACTCTCGGGTTGGAAGACGCTAGGAATGCCTGGCTGGACCAGCTCGCCGCGTTCGAGCCAATTCCCGCGAATGAACTCGCGAGTGGGTCTAGTCGCGGCCAATGCGCGAGGTACCAAAATTGGTAGCGAGCCCTTGCCCAGTGCATTGTACTGTTTCTCCAAGTCGGCCAACTGCGCGTGCAGCGTCTCGAACCGCTCGCTCGCAAACCAGTTGTTCAAACTTGCTTCATGGGTCGACTCGATGCGAAATCGCCGCAAGTGGTTGGAAAGTCCCCCAGTGACCGAAGCCGACTGCTTGAGCGAGAACACCAGAGTTTCCCCAGAGGCCAGCTGCAGGGGTTCCTCCAACGTGACCACCATCCATCTCGGGCCAAACAACTTGGGATAGCCCCCAAACCCGGCGGTATTGTCTTTCAGCACATCTTCACAGGCAAACGTTCCAGCTCGGAAGTCCGGCACGACGCGGCCCAGAGAAATCTCGCGTTGCTGCTCTCCACGGCTCACTTCGAGCTTCAGGAAAGAGAGGACGGAGCCCTGCTCAGGCCAAGCCGTCGGATCGTCGGAGTCTGGCAAGATCTGCAGGCGAAGGGCGGTAATCGGCTGCGAAATCTCACCTTCAGCATCGGTCGAGAGCGTGTACGTACTGCCCACCGAGACGGTCCCGCCGACCACGCGCACCTCATCGCCAACCCAGCCCAATTCCCCCGAGCTCGACTCCAGTTGACTCAGGGGAAGCAGACTCCACGGGAGCTTCTCTGCTGCAGCCCGTGCAAGATCATCCAGTTGCAACCGCAGTTGTTCGATCTGCCGCTCCAAACGAACCCATTTCTGCCGGTCTTCGGTTCGCTCCAGATAGGGCAGGGTTGGAAAGTCGGAATCGAGGTCAATGTCTTCGGTGTTGTTGAAGAGCGATAGCCCTTGGTAGAACTCCACATTTTGATACGGTTCGTAGGGATGATCATGACACTGCACGCAACCAAAGGTGGTCGCTTGCCAGACGGTCCATGTGGTGTTCAGCCGATCGATGACCGCCGCCATGCGGTATTCTTCGTCGTCGGTACCGCCTTCGGTATTCGTCTGGGTATTGCGATGGAAGGCCGTGGCGACGAGGTCTTCGTACGTGGCCTCAGGCAACAAGTCGCCAGCAAGTTGTTTGATAGTGAATTGGTCGTAGGGTAGGTCCGCGTTAAAAGCGGCAATCAACCAATCACGGTAGGGCCACATGTCCCGATGCGGATCTTTTTCAAACCCCTTGGAGTCGGCGTAGCGAGCGAGGTCCATCCAAAGTGCAGCCCAACGCTCTCCGAAGTGAGGTGATGCTAGCAGACGTTCCACTTCTGCCTCGTAAATGGCATCCGCAGAGCTCCCCTGACCTTCAGCCACAAGGTGAGATTCCAAACGCTGGCGGAATGCTCGCAATTCTTCGGGCGTGGGAGGCAAGCCGACTAAGTCCAAGGATGCTCGACGCAGCCATTGATCGGAGTCTGCGGGGTCGGTTGGTTGCAGTCCCGCTCGTTCGAGACGGCCCCAGATAAAGTGGTCTAGAGGTTGCTTGGCCCAGGCGGAGGAACCCGCCGATTGTGGCACGGCAGGTAGTGTCAGAGCTCTCCGCGACCAATGATCCTGCCAATGGGCCCCCTGCGCGATCCACCGACGAATTAAATCAATCTCATCCGCGGTCAACGGTTCGGGATGCTGGTGAGGTGGAGGCATCCGCAGATCGGGGTCGAACGAGGTAAGGCGCTCAATTAAGATCGATTCCTCAGGCTTCCCCGGCTCGACGATCCAGCCCTCTGAGGGCGAAAACGCATCGGCGTAGACAAAGGACAAATCGCCAGCTTGCTTGACTCCCCCGTGACAACTCGTGCACGCACGCGACAAAATCGGTTGAATATCACGTGAAAACTCTGGCTGCTCTGGCATGGCAGCCCGACGCATTGAGGAGTTCGCGGATTTCACGCCTTCATCGGCCCTCCCCCGTGGGAGAGGTAGCAGCAGGCATAGGCCGACAAGACACCGCAGTTGCCAGCGAATTGCTTTTAGGGGTGACATAAGAAGGCCACTTGATGGGTAGGGTGGAGGGCGGGTTAGACGCGATCCATTATACCACACCTGCCAGTTCGGTCCCCCAATTCCGCTGGCTGCTCCAGACAGCCTGAGCGGGCTCGGCAGCGGATTTTGAAGGGTTACGAGCGTTTTGTCTAGATATAGCGTCTGCGGGTTGCCGGCGTCTGTGCCGCTTGCGTGTTGAGCCACTTGCCACTTGAAGGAAACCATCAAGCCGTGCGCACGACGACCTGGCCACATTCGAAAAACCAGTATCCACAAACGTCCACGCTGGCCACGAAGACATGCCTCGGGCCAGCCGGTGCACAACGGCCGAACCTAGTCACCCCTGCTTGAGCTGGGATGTCGGGAGCCGAATGGAAGCCCCTCTAAGCGTTGATGCGACTTTCGATCTCGGCGACCACGTCATCCATCTTTACACGCACCTGCTCCAGCGAATCGCGATCTCGAATCGTGACGGTCTTGTCACTCAGCGATTCACCATCGACCGTAATGCAATAGGGTGTTCCTGCTTCATCCTGGCGACGGTACCTGCGTCCCACCGCCCCCTTCTCATCGTAGAAGACGTTGAACTTCTGCTTAAGCGCCAAGTAAATTTCCTTGGCTGCTTCTGGCATGCCGTCCTTCTTCACCAGCGGGAATACCGCCGCCTTGATCGGTGCGATGCGAGGGTGCAGCGAGAGTAGGGTTCGCGTCTGCATGTTGCCTTTATCGTCGGGAGCCGAATCTTCTCGGTAGGCTTCGCAGAGAAACGCCAAGGTCGCGCGATCGGCACCCGCCGAAGGCTCAATCACATGCGGTGTATACCGTTCGTTGGTAACTTCGTCACGGTACGTCAAATCCTTGCCGCTGCCACGGTACTTGGGCTTGCCGTGTTCGTTGAGTTGCACTGCCAATGGATTGGACTTCTCATCCAACTTGCCCTCCATATGGCTTCGCAAATCGAAATCACCACGATGGGCGATTCCTTCGAGCTCACCATACTCACCAGCGGGCAGGAAGGGAAATGCGTACTCGATATCGGCCGTACCGGTCGAATAGTGACTCAATTCATCCTGATGGTGTTCCCGGAGGATCAAGCGTTCCCCGGACAGGCCGAGCTTCTTGTACCACTGCATGCGACGATCGCGCCAGAAGGCGTACCATTTCTGAGAAGAATCGGGATGGCAAAAGAACTCGATCTCCATCTGTTCGAATTCACGCGAGCGGAAGGTAAAGTTGCGCGGAGTAATTTCGTTGCGGAAGCTCTTGCCAACCTGAGCCACACCGAAGGGAATTTTGACGCGTGTGCTATCGACGACATTCCGAAAATTGACAAAGATCCCTTGAGCTGTTTCGGGACGCAAGAATGCGCGATCGTCCTCTCCACCAAGGGCACCGATGGTGGTGGGGAACATTAGATTAAAGTCGCGTGGATCGGTCAGCGTACCGGTGGTTGTGGCATCGGGTCCCACCACCGCTTCGAACGAATCGAACGAAGAGAGCACGGCCGTCTTCGATTCCATCTCAATCTTACTGGCATCTTTGGCGCGCAAGCCAAAGTACTTCAGTGCGCGAGTTTCGATCTGTGGCAAGGGGTTTTCACTGTCCATGACCGTTACAAAAACGCGCTCGACCTCCGCCTTGACCGCGTCGGCACCGTGTTGTTTCTTGGCCCCGGTGACCCAAGCACCCACCACGTGATCCCAGCGATAGCGTTTTTTGGACTCGCGACAGTCGACCATTTTATCCACGAACAAATCGAAGTGCCCCGAGCACTTCCAGACCTGAGGGTGCATGATGATCGTGCAATCGAGTCCAGTCATCTCGTACTCGGTGGGAGCTCCAGGCAAGACCGACATATCGTCATGGGCGGTAACCATATCGCGCCACCATGCATCTTTAACATTCCGCTTGAGTTCAACCCCCAGCGGGCCGTAGTCCCAGAATCCGTTCAAGCCACCATAGATTTCGCTCGATTGGAACAAGAATCCACGACGCTTGCAGAGTGAGACGAGCTTTTCCATTTCCATGTTGATGAACTTTCCGTTTGGTCTTTCGGGTAAAGAATGGTTCAGCGTGCTACGCCCGCTTCTTCAAGGTCACAATGCGTGGCAGACCGGCTAGATCTTTGATGACGCGTGGCTCCTGCCAGATATCCCCCACCCAAGCGTCAAGGCTCTCAGCCAGCATGGGCGAAAACTCCAGCACGACGCAGCCATCGGGAACCAACCGCTCCGCCGCTTGCGTCAGAAGCCTCACAATCAACTCGTACCCACGAGGGCCGCCGACGAGGGCCTGACGCGGCTCGTACTGCCGGACCGTCGTATCGAGCGCCTCGTACTCGGGTTCTGAAACATAGGGTGGATTGCTGAGAATCAGGTCGAACTGCAGCTCGGGCTCTAAGCCCTCCAGGAGATTGCTCTGCGCGAACTCCAGCTGTGGAGGATCCAACGCATGCTTAAGAGCATTGCGGCGCGCCACCTCCAACGCTTCCTCTGAGACATCGATAGCGAGCACCTGCGAGTCGGGCAAGTGCTTGGCCACAGCAATTGCCACACACCCACTCCCGGTCCCTACATCAGCAAGTCGCAGTGGCTGAGCCTGTGAACCGCGTTGCGTGCGCAGGGCTTTCGCCTGATCCAGTGCTTCGACCACCAGGTGCTCCGTCTCGGGACGCGGAATGAGCACGTCTGGAGTTACTTCGAAGTCGAGCGAGTAGAATTCTTTGTGCCCTACCAAGTAAGCCACCGGCGCACCCTCAGCGCGGCGTTTTACCATCGCACGAAACTTTGCCTTCACTTCCTCGGAAGGTTCTTCATCGAAAGCAGTATACAACTCAATTCGTCGGCAATCGCGAGACTGGGACAAAAGCACTTCCGCATCCAATCGCGGCGAGTCCGAACCCGATTTCTTAAGATATTCCGTTGTCCAAGTGAGCAGTTTACCAACCGTCCATGTCTCTGCGGCACTCATCCGGCAATCTCCGTATCACCGCGCATCTGATCGCGTTCGTATTCCATTAACGCACCGGTGACGGGGGTAAGATCCCCACCCATCACCTGATCGAGCTTGTAGAGCGTGAAGTTGATACGGTGATCGGTAAGTCGGTTCTGGGGGAAATTGTAGGTCCGGATACGCTGGCTGCGGTCCCCCGATCCCACCAAGCTCTTGCGTGCATCAGACCGCTTTTGATTCTCTTCTTGACGCACATGATCGTAGATCCGGCTCTTCAAAACGCGCAGCGCCTTGGCCAGGTTCTTGAGCTGACTCTTTTCATCTTGGCACTGCACGACGATGCCCGTTTCGTAGTGCGTTAAGCGGATTGCCGACTCCGTTTTATTCACGTGCTGGCCACCCGGCCCACTGGCACAGAATTTATCGACCCGGTAATCATCCTTGGCTAGATTGATTTCCACATCTTCGGGCTCTGCCATGACGGCCACGGTTGCGGCCGATGTGTGCACGCGACCCTGCGTCTCCGTTTCGGGAACTCGCTGGACGCGGTGGCCACCGCTTTCGAACTGCAGCTCACGATAAACACCCTCTCCCTCGAGAGCCAAGACGATTTCCTTGAACCCTCCACGATCACTGACACTCATGTCCATGATCTCGGTCTTCCAGCGTTTATTCTCCGCGTTTCGCTTGTACATCTCGTACAGATCGCGAGCAAACAAGGCTGCCTCCTCACCACCGGTGCCTGCACGGATTTCCATCACACAGCGACTGCGGTTGGCATCCTCGCCACCGATCGTGGCCTCCAACAGTTCATCCCACAACGCCTCGCGCTGGACACGCAGCTTGGCGATCTCCTCTTCTGCCATCTCCCGCTCTTCGGGATCATCACTGCCCGCCATCTCTTCCAAGTCGCGAATGTCATCGCTCATCGTGTTGAAGCTACGAAACTTGTTGGCGACCCGCGCCAGCGTGCCATGCTCACGCGCGTAGTTAGAGATTTTGGACGAGTCCGACATGACGTCAGGCTGCCCCATGAGTCGCTCAAGTTCTTCAAATCGACTCAGCTTGGCCTGAAGATCTTCACGTACGTTCATCTAAGGCTTTTCGACAGTTGGGAGGTGCGTGGTGCGTGAGTAACAGCCCAATGCACGAGCTGAAACGATGCACTACAGAAGACGTTGGAAACCAAAACAGCCCGACGCGACACGCTGGACACGACGGGCTGATCACATTGATTCGAGGCGATAATATCGACTCTCTCTGTTTTCCAAGCTACTTCTTCTTGCCCTTCTTAGGCTGCAAGCTGGCATAAGTCCCCGCTGCAAACTTCGTTTGAAACTTTTCGATGCGTCCCGCGGTATCGACGAATTTCAGCTTGCCGGTATAAAACGGATGGCAAGCATTGCAAATATCGACCCGAATCTCAGGGCGAATACTGCGAGTCGAAAAACTGTTGCCACAACCACAAGAGACTGCGGTGTCTTGATAATTGGGATGAATATTAGATTTCATAACTAGAGATCCCGTTCTGCGTTGTTATCTGTTTCTATGGTTCTATTGGTCTCGCCAAGTCAAACTATCTCGACCTGGAATTATTCCCATGCGTTGATCGGTACAGCCACAAGTAGCGCTGAAGCTGGAAAATGGTAGCTTGGGTTGCCCAAAAGCTCAATGCCAAACCGCCGAAACCACCCTCACGGGCCATCCGATGCCTGAGCAAGGCGTTTTTGGGAGCTGGACGACCACCCTCTGGGACTACAAAAGTGTGGGCGGAGGGTGTTAAAGCCCTGCAATCAACCCATCATTCACTTCCAAACTCTGCTCGCCATCTGCGGTCAACGAGTCGGAAAGGGCTTCCGAGAGGCGTAACTGGAGAGCTGGCATGACGGCAGCCATGGCGGAATCCACTGCTGCACCGGACATGACGCTGGCAGCCGCCTCAGGGTTCGCTAGCTCGCGTTGCACAATGCCACTGGAGGACTCCTCCGAGGAGGAGTCCGAGCGGGAGGCTCCCCAATTCACCCCCTGGATGGTTGGTGAGCTGGGCACAGCGGCGGCCCCCTCACCCTCTGCGCTCAAACTACTCGCAGCTGCGGTTGTCGCTGTCGCAGGCGGAGCCAGGTTGATGGCGGTGGTTCCCCCTTCGATCCTGAGCAAGAGGCTACCTGAGGCTTGCCCCGAGACGTGCACCGCTTGGCTGCCATTGATGGGCACTGAAGCGGTCAGATTCTGCTGAGCGGTATTGGTGCCGGTCACGAGGAGCGTCGAGCGGTCTTCAATTAGGCTCGCGCCCAGGTCGTCGACGTTGGCCCAGTCGCCATACCCGAAGTGGCCCTGCTCGGCACCTGCGGAATCAAGCACGAACCACACGCTGCTCTGCGTCTGGGAGCCGAGGAAATCACGAATGCCAAAGAACTGCGGCCGCAATCCGCCACTGACCGTCATATCGTTCACCACGTCGCCATCGGTGGCGGCGGAATTGATGGTAATGACACTCCCGTCATCATGCAGGAAGGGTTGCGCGGCGCGCGTCAGCGTATAACTACCGGGCGCCAAGTCGGGGAAGGCATAGCTGCCGTCAGATCCTACGGTGGTCGTTTTCGAAACCGTCGCGCCAGTGGTGTCAGTTCCAGTCAGGCTTAGTTCCAAGCCATTGATAAACCCTCCCACCATCGCTTGATCTCCGAAGGTCACTTTGCCGGAGAATTGACGTGGGAGGAAATTTCGCACCGCCACATTTACGGTGGCTGTATCGGTCATGCCATTACCATCGCTGATGGTGTACGTGACCGCAAAATCGCCTTCGAAGGTTGAATTGGGGCTGGTGTAAACCAAGCTCTTCCCGTCAGTAGCGATCGCGATGGTGCCCTTTCCGCTCGGTGGTTGCGACACAGCCGTGATGGTCAGCACTTCCCCAGCGTCTGGATTCAAATCGTTGGCCAGCACATCGAGTGGCGACGAGGCAGCGCTACTCACCGCCGTTAACGTATCGTCGACCGCATCGGGAGCATCGTTGACGGGGGTGACGGTGAACGTCATGAGGCCATCGGATGTCGCCCCTCCGCTATCGCGCAAGGTGTAGGTTAGGATTTCAGTCCCGGAAAAATTCGCACCAGGCTTGTAGAGAACTTGCAGGCCATCGCTGGAGACAGTCACCGTACTGCCGACTTTCGAGACTCCTACCGCTGAGACGCTGAGCGTTTCATCGGGATCATCGGAGCTATCATTCGCCAGCACGTCAAAGGAGGCCTGGGCCGCGTCTTCTGCAACTGTAAAACTATCGTTGACGGGAGTGGGAGGAGGATTCTGGAGATCCACGCTGACCGACACCGTCCCGGTATCCGTTCCACCGCGTCCGTCAGAGAGAGTGTAAGTAAACGTTTCCGAGCCTTGGAATCCGGTCAAGGGAGTGTACCGCAACGTCAAACCACTCGGTCCCACCTGAATTGTGCCACCGGCAGATCCGGTGCTGACTGCCGAGATGGTCAGAGTTTCGGAATTAGAGTCGTCGACTCCCGTGGAATCGTTGGCAAGTACTTCTAACACATTTTGATTGCTGTTGCGGACCACCGAGAACGTATCATTGAGGGCGACAGGAGGATCGTTGATATCGGTCACTTGCACCGTCACCGTCGCAGTTCGCTGCACACCTTCCTGGTTCTGAGCGGTGTACGTAAAGGTCTCGGCACCGTTAAAGTTGGCTGCGGGGGTGTAGACCAAGGTCTTTCCGTCGCTCGCCACGGTAACCGTTCCACCACCCGACGTGTTGCCCACGCTGGCGATTGTCAGCACCGCCCCGCCAGTCACCGAGTCATTGGTCAGTACGTCTAAAGTGCTTGCTCCCGAGTCCTCGTCGAAGTTGAAGACATCATCCTCAAGTTCAAAATTCGCTCCCACGGCAAATTCGTTCTTGCCGTATTCCACGCGGTCGGTGGGGTCCCCGGAGGATTGGTCGTACAGGAGCACATCATGGGCTGGCGAGGCATCGGCCGCTTCGGTGCGCAAATTGGCGTTCCCGGCTGCCTTCGCGAGGAAGGTCACCTCCACGAGAACTCTGGGGTCCGATCCCAACCGCTCAGTGCTCGATGAAAACGCACCCAATTCGTCGATCAAGCCTGCCGTAGTCAGCGAGCCAGAGGGACTCTGCGTGTAGGGACTCGGCCGCGAAATCGGATTGGTAGCGATCGGCTCAATAACCGCTGAATCAAATAGCAGATCCAAATAGGCCGCAAAGACCCCAGTCGCATCGGCTCCGTCGCGGACGTCATCGACGACCACTTGGACTTTGAAGTTTTGCCCGGCGGCTATCGTAGTGATAGGCTGTCCCGACATGTCGACCGTCACCAACGAGAACTTAACCTGCGGCTGCTCAATCACATTCAACGGGACGTTTTGGTTCGTTACATTG
Coding sequences within it:
- a CDS encoding PSD1 and planctomycete cytochrome C domain-containing protein produces the protein MSPLKAIRWQLRCLVGLCLLLPLPRGRADEGVKSANSSMRRAAMPEQPEFSRDIQPILSRACTSCHGGVKQAGDLSFVYADAFSPSEGWIVEPGKPEESILIERLTSFDPDLRMPPPHQHPEPLTADEIDLIRRWIAQGAHWQDHWSRRALTLPAVPQSAGSSAWAKQPLDHFIWGRLERAGLQPTDPADSDQWLRRASLDLVGLPPTPEELRAFRQRLESHLVAEGQGSSADAIYEAEVERLLASPHFGERWAALWMDLARYADSKGFEKDPHRDMWPYRDWLIAAFNADLPYDQFTIKQLAGDLLPEATYEDLVATAFHRNTQTNTEGGTDDEEYRMAAVIDRLNTTWTVWQATTFGCVQCHDHPYEPYQNVEFYQGLSLFNNTEDIDLDSDFPTLPYLERTEDRQKWVRLERQIEQLRLQLDDLARAAAEKLPWSLLPLSQLESSSGELGWVGDEVRVVGGTVSVGSTYTLSTDAEGEISQPITALRLQILPDSDDPTAWPEQGSVLSFLKLEVSRGEQQREISLGRVVPDFRAGTFACEDVLKDNTAGFGGYPKLFGPRWMVVTLEEPLQLASGETLVFSLKQSASVTGGLSNHLRRFRIESTHEASLNNWFASERFETLHAQLADLEKQYNALGKGSLPILVPRALAATRPTREFIRGNWLERGELVQPGIPSVFQPESEELAIPVTDRLELARWFVSEDNPLAARVWVNRIWAELFGVGIVETLEDFGVSGQSPSHPELLDYLAHTQQHEQQWHLKALLKSLVLSATYRQDHRVDAELRQADPRNRLLARGPRTRLTAEMVRDQALVAAGRLTEKLNGPSVMPPQPDGVWQQVYSGAEWKAATDEDRYRRGLYTYWKRTSPYPGFIMFDTPSRDVCSPRRIATNTPLQALVTLNSQVYTELAKDLADRCWEESLAAQDLHGAAGAVRQSVASEDEDSQADISRTTARVERAIRNMFYRVTNRSARLNDLHDLLGLWEYLEAERANEPVVERPPSPDRRQELEAREAALNPLGIVALAILNSDWAMTK
- a CDS encoding glycine--tRNA ligase, producing the protein MEKLVSLCKRRGFLFQSSEIYGGLNGFWDYGPLGVELKRNVKDAWWRDMVTAHDDMSVLPGAPTEYEMTGLDCTIIMHPQVWKCSGHFDLFVDKMVDCRESKKRYRWDHVVGAWVTGAKKQHGADAVKAEVERVFVTVMDSENPLPQIETRALKYFGLRAKDASKIEMESKTAVLSSFDSFEAVVGPDATTTGTLTDPRDFNLMFPTTIGALGGEDDRAFLRPETAQGIFVNFRNVVDSTRVKIPFGVAQVGKSFRNEITPRNFTFRSREFEQMEIEFFCHPDSSQKWYAFWRDRRMQWYKKLGLSGERLILREHHQDELSHYSTGTADIEYAFPFLPAGEYGELEGIAHRGDFDLRSHMEGKLDEKSNPLAVQLNEHGKPKYRGSGKDLTYRDEVTNERYTPHVIEPSAGADRATLAFLCEAYREDSAPDDKGNMQTRTLLSLHPRIAPIKAAVFPLVKKDGMPEAAKEIYLALKQKFNVFYDEKGAVGRRYRRQDEAGTPYCITVDGESLSDKTVTIRDRDSLEQVRVKMDDVVAEIESRINA
- the prmC gene encoding peptide chain release factor N(5)-glutamine methyltransferase; this translates as MSAAETWTVGKLLTWTTEYLKKSGSDSPRLDAEVLLSQSRDCRRIELYTAFDEEPSEEVKAKFRAMVKRRAEGAPVAYLVGHKEFYSLDFEVTPDVLIPRPETEHLVVEALDQAKALRTQRGSQAQPLRLADVGTGSGCVAIAVAKHLPDSQVLAIDVSEEALEVARRNALKHALDPPQLEFAQSNLLEGLEPELQFDLILSNPPYVSEPEYEALDTTVRQYEPRQALVGGPRGYELIVRLLTQAAERLVPDGCVVLEFSPMLAESLDAWVGDIWQEPRVIKDLAGLPRIVTLKKRA
- a CDS encoding DUF1501 domain-containing protein: MNLLQELEFRRLQSSTRRHFLNGCGVGLASAWMGSQAAQAADNVPAGAEATRREGLHFPARAKRVIYLHMAGSPSQLDLFDYKPELQKLDGQDTPQSFLEGKRFAFIQGVPKMLGPQFKFEQVGEAGNWVSDRLPHFKSVADQVCFIKSMTTSQFNHAPAQLLLLTGNQNLGAGSMGSWITYGLGSENEDLPGFIVLVSGGRMPSAGKSVWGSGYLPSVYQGVQCRSQGDPVLFLSNSDGSSRAERRHALDAIEKLNRRAYEEYGDAETLTRIAQYEMAFRMQTSATDAFDLSQESKQVHEDYGTEPGKESFANNCLLARRLAERDVRFIQLFHWGWDAHGAAASEAINMGFKDRCREVDQPIAALLKDLEQRGLLDETLVIWGGEFGRTPMRENRNGKEMQFVGRDHHPSAFTMWLAGGGVKPGFTLGRTDEIGYDVVQDKVTPHDLHATILKLMGVDHLRLTYASQGASQRLSNLTKPSRVVEEILA